A genomic segment from Streptosporangium roseum DSM 43021 encodes:
- a CDS encoding FAD binding domain-containing protein, producing the protein MIPAAFDYIRPTSLEEACRVLAEADSAGDDVKVLAGGQSLLPLLRLRLAYPAALVDLGRLPEPRGVEDRGDHVFVGALTTHDEVLRSGVVREQVPLLALATATVADPAVRHRGTFGGSMVHADPAGDLPAVALALDCVFVVRSSEGEREIPADEFFVDYLESALGPGEVLLGVQVPKLGPGWGFHYEKFHRTAQAWAIVGVAAAVRRDGGTIGEARIALTNMGPTPVRARVTEAALRGLSPAPAGGAGDGARDQVRDACGQADSGTSPPADLHAKPDYRRHLARVLTYRAVRAASG; encoded by the coding sequence ATGATCCCCGCGGCGTTCGACTACATCCGGCCCACCTCGCTGGAGGAGGCCTGCCGCGTGCTCGCCGAGGCCGACTCCGCCGGCGACGACGTCAAGGTGCTGGCCGGCGGCCAGTCCCTGCTGCCGCTGCTGCGCCTGCGGCTGGCCTATCCGGCCGCGCTGGTGGACCTCGGGCGGCTGCCGGAGCCACGCGGCGTGGAGGACCGGGGCGACCACGTGTTCGTCGGCGCGCTCACCACGCACGACGAGGTGCTGCGCTCCGGCGTGGTCAGGGAGCAGGTCCCGCTGCTCGCGCTGGCCACCGCCACGGTGGCCGACCCCGCCGTACGGCACCGCGGCACGTTCGGCGGGTCGATGGTCCACGCCGACCCCGCCGGCGACCTGCCCGCCGTCGCCCTGGCGCTGGACTGCGTGTTCGTCGTCAGGTCGAGCGAGGGAGAGAGGGAGATCCCGGCCGACGAGTTCTTCGTCGACTATCTGGAGTCCGCGCTCGGACCCGGCGAGGTGCTGCTCGGCGTCCAGGTGCCCAAGCTCGGCCCCGGCTGGGGCTTCCACTACGAGAAGTTCCACCGGACCGCGCAGGCCTGGGCGATCGTCGGCGTGGCGGCGGCCGTACGGCGCGACGGCGGGACCATCGGGGAGGCGCGGATCGCGCTGACCAACATGGGGCCGACACCGGTGCGGGCGCGGGTGACAGAGGCCGCGCTGCGCGGCCTGAGCCCCGCACCGGCCGGCGGTGCCGGCGACGGCGCGCGGGACCAGGTCAGGGACGCCTGCGGCCAGGCGGACTCCGGCACCTCGCCCCCGGCGGACCTGCACGCCAAGCCCGACTACCGCCGCCACCTGGCCCGGGTGCTGACCTACCGGGCGGTCAGGGCCGCGAGCGGCTGA
- a CDS encoding SRPBCC family protein: MAMRFEHEFTVPVPVEQAWSVLLDVGRVAPCLPGATLDAVEGDSFTGRMRVKVGPITVTYQGEATFEDVDKDAHTLTIKASGKETRGAGTAGATVVARLRPAGAETRVSVETSFNVTGRPAQFGRGVMAEIGGKLIDRFAANLAELLGESPAAEPEVSPAGVSALPSPVPAQGTAEQVTEGVESPVGPSDPTASEGSDEGGGLSRRNEPVRHLTAVPSSPEGAAVEKALGLDAHPAGTSRTSLTPEEEALDLMEIAGLPLLKRVAPLLAAALTGIVLVGWLIRRTLRRH; this comes from the coding sequence ATGGCGATGCGATTCGAGCACGAGTTCACGGTTCCGGTGCCGGTCGAGCAGGCGTGGTCGGTGCTGCTCGACGTCGGACGGGTCGCGCCCTGCCTGCCGGGGGCCACCCTCGACGCGGTGGAGGGCGACTCCTTCACCGGCCGGATGAGGGTGAAGGTCGGGCCGATCACGGTGACCTACCAGGGCGAGGCCACGTTCGAAGACGTGGACAAGGACGCCCACACCCTGACCATAAAGGCTTCCGGCAAGGAGACGCGGGGCGCGGGGACGGCCGGCGCCACGGTCGTCGCCCGCCTGCGCCCCGCGGGCGCGGAGACCCGGGTGAGCGTCGAGACCTCGTTCAACGTGACCGGCCGCCCGGCCCAGTTCGGCCGGGGGGTGATGGCCGAGATCGGCGGCAAGCTGATCGACAGGTTCGCGGCCAACCTGGCCGAACTGCTCGGGGAGAGCCCGGCCGCGGAGCCGGAGGTGTCGCCGGCGGGCGTCTCGGCCCTCCCCTCGCCGGTCCCCGCGCAGGGCACGGCCGAGCAGGTCACCGAGGGCGTGGAGAGCCCGGTGGGGCCGTCGGACCCCACCGCCTCGGAGGGCTCCGACGAGGGCGGCGGGCTCTCCAGGCGGAACGAGCCGGTCCGCCACCTCACCGCCGTGCCCTCCTCACCCGAGGGGGCCGCGGTGGAGAAGGCCCTCGGCCTGGACGCCCACCCGGCGGGCACCTCCCGCACCTCCCTCACCCCCGAGGAGGAGGCGCTCGACCTGATGGAGATCGCCGGCCTGCCCCTGCTCAAGCGCGTCGCCCCGCTGCTGGCCGCCGCGCTGACCGGGATCGTCCTGGTGGGCTGGCTGATCCGCCGGACCCTGCGCCGCCACTGA